A window of Schistocerca serialis cubense isolate TAMUIC-IGC-003099 chromosome 1, iqSchSeri2.2, whole genome shotgun sequence genomic DNA:
aaacaatttttttcaacatTAGAAGATAACATGGATAAATTTCATTGACATAAAAAAACAGATCAATCATATAGTTAAGcaacacagttttccaaaagtaTATTATTAGATAGATATTTTACTCTTCATGGAATATCATTCTTCTGGCAAATTTTAGTTTATATAAACCTATGTCTATCAAAGctaattttaatttttctggaGCAAAGTGTTACACTGTATATTATACAAAACTGAGATGTGGATGGATTATACACAACATCAGGAATGCAATTTTCCATAACCAGTGTAGGTTTTAAGGCACACCATCCCATTTTAcatattcctatgcaatttttaaAGAAACCATCACTCCAGAATTTCATGGCAATTTATGAAGAGAGTAGCACTGTTTGTCTTCAAGCTCAAGAATATCTAAACAATTTATCAGCCAAATGCAGAATTAGTGACATTGTCAGAGATTAAGTAGATGGAGTTACCAAGGCAGTTGTTTTCCATCATATTGTATGAAACAACCATTGTGTGACTTATCAAGTTTGAGAAGAGTTTCCACAATACTTCCTACACTCTGTTCCACAGTTAAGGGAGCATTTGTACCTCCCATATCTGTTTTGACCCAACCAGGATGCATACTCACTACAAGAATGTTATCTGCAGCTAGATCAAAACACAGTGAACGTGTGATTGCATTTAGAGCAGCCTGTAAAAGAAGATATTATGATGATTTGTGAGCTATTTTATGTAACTATCATTAAACATTAATTATTCTAAATTCATGTAAATTCTTGTAGTATAGTATTGAGGAAAATAATGCTCTTCCTGCTCCAATTCCAATCTGTGAATATCATGAATAAATTTTTAAAGATATGATGATTGATTCATTAAGGAATAACTGCAAATACATTAATCTACCAGTGAATAATATGTGATGAGTGCTTTGTACTGACAAATGTCCAAGTGAATATTTACCACGTTAATATAATCATTTTCTGAATTTCAAGGACCGAAGGTGATAAAAAGAACTCTTAACAAACACTCAGGAGCAACAAGCAAATAGTGCACAGAGCATATGTGTTTCCTGTTGGAGCTGCTCCTATACAGATTAaggtatagggtgacaattattgcactacatgaaaaaatatgtaaattaattacaaactatggtgtgcacacattttattcaacatgtaaatgtcactaaagatattcatatttagattatgacatgttcaatatgcctgtcttcattggcgatgatgtggcgcaggcaaATAGCAAATTTCTGCATGACCCATTGAAGAGTTGGGAAATCAATGCTGTCgaagacctcctgaatggctgttttcagctcagcaatggttttggagttattgctgtacaccttgtctttaatatagtcccacaaaaaagaGTTGCATGTgtttagatctggagaatatgacgaccaatcgaggcccatgctagaGGTCTCTGGTGACCCCAGACCAGAATGTGATCCCCAAAGTGCTGCTCCaagatatcaaacactctcctgcttcaatgaggatgagctccatcttgcatgaaccacatcttgtcaaaattagggtcactttggataaaggggatgaaatcatgttccaaaatctttgcatattgttcggtagtcaccgtgccatcaaggaatattgcactgattattctgtgactggacattgcacagcacacagtcacccattgaatgtgaagagacttctctatcaTGAAATGACGTTTCTCAGTCCCTTAAATGTGtcgattttgcttattgatgaacccatccaaatgaaaaggCAGATTGAACATCCTGATGCAAACAGCTCAGAagatatgatgattttatttcatgtagttcaataattgtcaccttgtatataTGACACTGATTAACACAAAATTTCctagattccaaatttcttctgaataccttgcaggactagcacaccTGGAATAAATTATATCGTGAAGACATGGTTTATCCACAGCCtatgggattgtttccagaatgaattttctctctgcagtgcaCATTCCACAGCAGGGCAAAAATTCATTCTGAGGGCAAGCCCTGCCATCGCAATGTCATTTTTTCCAGGAGCACTGATCCTGTAAGCTATACTCaagaacttcagtgaagttttgGAGGGAGGAgatgagacactggcagaagtaaaattgtgagggcaGATTACGAGTTGTGCTTGGGCGTCTCAGTCAGcaaagcacttgcccgctaaaggtgAAGGTCCCACaatcaagtctcagtccagcataAAGTttaaatctgctaggaagtttcatactagTGGACACTCTGCTGTAGACTGATAATTCATTATGGGTGATGATGATCAGGAAGTCCAGATCTTGTACCATGCATTTTCCATCTTTTCAGGAATGAagcaaagaaggaaggaagattgggtttaacatctcATTAACAttgaggttattagagatggagcacaagctcagatggtgtcaaggatggggaaggaaatggacatgcccttttcaaaggaaccattccaacatttgcctggagcagtttagggaaatcatggaaaacctaaacctggatggtcgATCACAGATTAGAACCGTCTTCCTCCTGAATGTgaatgcagtgtgctaaccactgcaccaccttgttcAGTTCTTCTCAGCAAGCTGAAACAGCatctgagggaggggggaggggagatttTGTAACAATGAGGACATTCATACAGCAGTTCTCGAATGCCTCTCTGACCAAGGAGTGTATCTCTACTGTCAAGGAACTGAACAACCGGTAGAGCATTCCAACCACTGTTTGCAGAGATTTggtgactatgatgagaaatagtgtcatgtatctgggTCACTGTGAAGTGTAGTGCACCATTCAACAAAAGTTATTTGACCTTCATTATAATGAGCATCTAACTTTTGAAGTGCCCTTTTATTTAATGAATTTATGTTTCATTCATCCTCATCTTATTTTCTGTAAAATGTCTTAACATATAATTGCCAAATATTTGCTTACTAGCTAAATTTATTCCCTTTTACAGGATACTAACAACTGTCCAGATTCCAAAATTTGCTCTTGTTTTACTGACATAGGTTATGCTTCATGTAAACAATTgcttttactattttatttttactttatcaAGATATGCtctacttttatttcttcttccctctttcccaaTCTTTATCCATTAAAGAATAAAGCCTTAAATGTATAGCAACCTTTATTATTTTAACTGAGAATGCAAAATAGGCTATAATGATATGTGTAAAGAAATCTGAGGGACATTATCCAACTGACCTGATAAATAAATATCTATAAATGACATATGTATCAAATACACATGATTGAACTGAATTAATGTGGTATCATACCTTACTAGATCTGTAGGGATAAAATCCTCCTTGTTTATTATCTGCAATGGAGCCAAGGACAGAACTCATGTTAATAACTGCTGCCTTCTTTACACCAAATGTTTCAGCTGAGTTTTTTTGTGCAGCTTGTTTGAGCAGAGGTAACAAGGCCTGAAAAAATGGAACATATCTCACAATATGTGCCTACTACTGTTCATAACACACAGTGATAAAGATACAAAGCACATTTACAGCATTATTGGATATGGGTGAAGCATATAACATTTTAGACTGTGTATTGGGTACTACAATACTGAAGCAGGTCATTTACCAGATACTAATATGCTATTTGCCATGTATAGGGTACTTCAATAGAAATTTACATGGTCAAATGTTAACATATAAAACCCATAAACTAAGAAATAAGCATTGAGATATTATCTTTGGCATCTACATTTATATAATTTTCTGTTTACATTCTCATAAtttaataaagaaaagaaacatttcTGATGAGATGTAATTACAACCATGTTTGTGGCAGGCAAATAGATAAAGACATTTTGAGAAATAACTTAGTAGTGACTGTTCCTTGATTTAATTTAATAAGAACCACATCCTGTATAAGAAACTGAACAGCCAACTGTTATGGAATCAGTTCACAACCTAATGAAACTTTCAGCTTTACAAGTTACATATTTGTAAAAGGTCACTACATTTTGATAATTTATAGCTCActcaatttaaaattttgtaacactGAAACAATGTACAAAACTGGAAAAATCATTCTCAGTATttataaaaaccaaaacaagtgCCAAAATCAGTTTCCTTGCACTGTTAAAAATGGAAATGATAAACAATATTTAAtagtatagtagtagtagtagtagtagtagtagcagctttattcatctgtaaatctcattttacaaggatataggacatgtcaaagtatttacaagtttagaccaatttaaaataagctaattcatatacacatacatttatagACTTCTAGTTAGAAACAATCATTTGATTTTCTCCTGgtataaattacttttttttacaaataacttactaaataatataatgccacactgttcactcatatctcactatcagtcactgcacacactatacacacattgtttcataacacttcactcactacacacacaaacacacacacccggatgatctctgggtcattttctgtaccacaacttcccatttgctatcctgaaaaactgagtcatcatccctctataatgagtgagatgttaagctcagaaagtggaagaggtgttagtattgtgcaatgcacAGCTTAAGCATAAGTTTttcgagaaaaggaaaaaagaaggaagaaaacatagtgtgaaggtgttatgtgaaatgttgtatgttttataatcattattattattgacatcttgggttgtcgggtgttctgccggatatcagcgtcgtacttgcacgatatttcagtcacgtagctcgtaaacttcatcaggtgcgacctgagactgttcctcgagtggacctggtccagtatttatgcctatggccttccccctccaccaacggctgcaggcgcttcctctgtggtccgcgcccattccctgcgacctgctggagcgatGCTGAGCCATTTtctgtccgctgcggttctaggtgttccctctgcggtctgtGCCCACCaaccccgctcctgggggtttcatctacggtctggggtaccaagcgttccccctgcggtccgcgcctgctcaccacgacctgttggagcgttgccgctccgttttttgtccactgcggctctggatgttccctctgcagtctgcgcccaccagtcccacttctgggtgttccatcttcggtctggtgtgcctggcagtccgtcaggggctcgttttccatctccatgtctctggttcttctgtttgtgcagtgttgcagctggccccattgctcctttaacaattgcAGAGCTGGATCcaaggctctgcttagctggtaccctgtgtcacggttcataagatcgtcagccattttaatttctatcgattctcttataacactgtcccaaaatctgggtgtttgtgctagaatcctggtatcctcatacttcatggcatgatctagttctagacagtgttcagcaatggctgacttagtcacctgtcttaatctagtgtccctctgatgttctttgcacctgatctccacactTCTTGTCGCCTGGCTAATGTaggacttgccacattgacaaggtatattgtaaatccctggttttcgtaaccccaggtcatctttgacactccccagcagtcccccatatgcgccacaggttagatgttgtggccagggagctgatacacattcatctgtacatgaaagcctccttaacaagagaacattgggattgggtagaccatgcctcctggtctttagctgagtgtgctagaaggaatgcctcatcttgccaatctgcaaagtttgaccgcatgagtaagaaagcacagcagatggaagagacatgcactatgacgaatctgagtggcatacagttttatgatacaaccttaaaggtactcagcaaggatctcaactttgctacgacccctagaaatgtaccaatttcaggtttcgtcagtgagTAGAGCAAGTTGcaaccacacttccacctaatgtggcagaggaagtccaccgagagacctgcagggccctcaccaaggccaggccgccgaaatcgaacatcacaaccgaggagaggcttgcactcaagaaactccgggaagacaacagcattgtggtactgccagcagacaaagggaactccactgtcatcttgcagcgggtggattatgatgagaaagtacgccaacttctggaggaccctgcatacagaattctggagtgtgactccacggacaaggtggccaagaagactagtgctctcttgaaggaaacagggatgcctgataagatcatcagacaactacgggaaaaagcgccagtgccacctagactgtatggtctgcctaaaatacacaaggagggcgtgccactacgtccaattgtcagtaatattggggcacctacgtacacaacagccaagtacttgaaaggtctcctgtctccatatgtgggcaaatgtattcaccacatccgcaactcagaagatttcctgcaacgcctcaagcaactgcacatcacagattcggacatcatggttagttttgatgtggtatcgctgttcaccagggtcccactgaaggacttactagaactgattgcagagaaatttgactgtgctctgttggacctgttcagtcatacactgacatccatgtatttcctgtacagaaaccaatattacgagcaaactgaaggtgtagctatgggcagcccactgtcccctgtggttgccaacatgtttatggagagttttgaggagagggcattgaagacagccacatttaaacccacatgcttctttaggtatgtggatgacaccttcgtgatctggccacatgggatgaacaggctcaatgagtttcttgaacatcttaactcatgccaccctaatatcaagttcacgatggaactggagaagaatggccagctgccatttctggatgtactagtccagaggaaagcagatggatcaattggccacagtgtgtaccgaaaaccaacacacactgatttatatctgcaggccagcagctgtcaccaccctgcacagaagaatggggttctgaagactttggtccacagagcacgtgccctgtcagaccaagagaatctacctatagagatagaacatctaaaaacagttttctccaagaatggatacacgaacagacaaattgagagggcactccaaccagccactataccacaggttcctgaagaagaccaagatgaaacaaagaaggtggcatatctgccctatgctggctctatttctgccagaatcagtaggatcctccgtaaacacaatatcaagtgtgttttctgtccatccaacaagattgagggactgctggggagtgtcaaagacgacctggggttacgaaaaccagggatttacaatataccttgtcaatgtggcaggtCCTACATTGGCCAGGCGACAAGAagtgtggagatcaggtgcaaaaaacatcagaggcacactagattaagacaggtgactaagtcagccattgctgaacactgtctagaactagatcatgccatgaagtatgaggataccaggattctagcacaaacacccagattttgggacagtgttataagagaatcgatagaaattaaaatggctgacgatcttatgaaccgtgacacagggtaccagctaagcagagccttgGATCCGGCTCTgcaattgttaaaggagcaacggggccagctgcaacactgcacaaacagaagaaccagagacatggagatggaaaacgagcccctgacggactgccaggcgcaccagaccgaagatggaacacccagaagtgggactgatgggcgcggaccgcagagggaacatccagagccgcagtggACGAAAAACGGagtggcaacgctccaacaggtcgtggtgagcgggcgcggaccgcagggggaatgcttggtaccccagaccatagataaaacccccaggagcggggttggtgggtgcggaccgcagagggaacacctagaaccgcagcggacggaaaacggagcagcaacgctccagcaggtcgcagggaatgggcgcggaccacagaggaagcgcctgcagccgttggtggagggggaaggccatagtcataaatactggaccaggtccactcgaggagcagtctcaggtcgcacctgatgaaggttacgagctacgtgaccaaaatatcgtgcaagtacgacactgatatccggcagaacacccgacaacccaagatgtcattagatcgctgggaaagcctgaagagttacattattattattatttatttgtataacatttttaccacacccctactctgttttgtctaagtaaaccttcaatgtataaaatgtattgcgtaacaggtactttttagctgcctttttaaataagtccatttttgcaatttcttttatctcttttggtaatttattgtacagttttattctttggtagaaaattctgttttgagttttatgtttatttttttttttcttcgtaaatctaagttgagtctagctcttgttccatggccatggacagcactgtttgtgcagtaattaccaatgttaattttgatgtgtacaactgactggtaaatgtattcacatggagcagtttaaatccacagtgttttgaacagatctttacaatgagctcgactaccatttttggttatgattcttatggctcttttctggagtttgaaaattgtgtcaacattttgtgcatttgttccccaaaaaagaaagccataactaagaattgagtgtacatattaatagtatgtaactaaaagacactgcatgttacacactgatgacaggattctaagggcataacatgctgatgacattgtgtTTGCAagcacctttgtgtgttcacaccacttcaactgagaatcaatattcattcccagaaattttgcatttgttacacagtctatagaggtgccgtctacatttaatttaacattgtcatttcccTCTTCAAACCGAAATTCATGGaattatttttctttatgttcaatctcactttattgcttattgaccaatcataaactttcttgagagcttcatttgctttctctgcaaggagttctctgtttcctcagtgactataatattgctgtcattagCAAAGAGAACTTTTTCACCACAAgtgacactactgggaaagtcattgatgtataccaggaatagtattggtcctaatatgctaccttgcggtacccctatattaatgtattttggttctcgtAAGTGTTTGGACCTATTTGAAgtttgtgttatctctactctttgtaccctatctgctaggtatgattgaAACAGTCATtacctacccctcttattcctaacgcTTCTAATGTATTTAATAGAATCTTATACAGTTGTTGATCATTATGAAGAGGTAAAAAATATTATATCCAGAATTTCAACTTCTGTGTTGTATTTAGGATAAATCTGAATATTTACTAGTGATCTACATAAAGAGATAAAAATGTAACAGTTCTATTGACCTTGGAGCAAATGCATCACGTTTAGCTGTAAGAGTCAGGAAAGGCAGAAGCTGATGTGATGTACTAGGAGACAGACATGTCATGTAAATGCTCCTCATGCATCGATATTGCATGATGTTAGCACTTGCATTTTTACAGCTGTGATTACTATGTGAAGCTACAAGCTAGTATCACTTATGAAGATTACTGAAACTTATGACTGGCTTTTTATTTACAGCAAATAAAATCCATTATGCCTGTTCATGGAACACTAAGCCTGTGAGCCTGAAGATGTTAATCACACAGTTTGACTTCATCAAGAACAAAGATAAGTAATGTGCCTACCCACTTCCAAGTAAAGAAACAGGGTTGGTGGTACGTAACTTACACATGGGAGCATATACTGATTCCAGCCGAGATTTTAAGCAACCACTCACAATCAGTTTATTAATGTATATAGCTGTGTTTTCTGAAATAATATTGCAGAGCTTTGGAATAATgtgaaattcataaaactttttgtTTTTTATAAGCACTCGGCACATTTATCTGAGAACATAAATTTCAAATATCTATTGTTGATTGACTCTTGTAAATATATGAGAATGCAGACTTTCTCAGTGAATTTTACTATTTCAGTCTTCCAGGTTCTCAGCTGAGTAAAGGCAGCATTCTGCAGCAAcatttcaacaagtttcctacttgtcatcttcaggcctgaatAAATGTTGCTACAGAATGTCACCTTGACTCAGTCAATAACCTGTGAACACCTCATCACTGTTGTTAACATTTTAATTGACAAATactgaataaatacaaaataaaaccatTTCATAATACTAATAAACTTATACAGTGTCTGTCAGGGAGGTGTTACATTTTAGAGTCTGCCATAACTCAAGTGGTGAGGGGAATACTGCATGAGCAGTGGTTGATATACATTCATTACTAGGTGCTATTTCATTAGCCATGGAACCTTGGTCAGTTGAACAATGCATCTTTGTTTACAACACGTTTGTTGCAACTGACCCCTCAGAAGTGCAGACACAGCAAATATTTCACAGTCAGTTCAATGCTTATTGTCATGGTACTGTCCCATCTCACCCAACAATAATAAAGTGGTTCAACAATTTCAGATTGAGAGGAACGATGAGAACTAGAACAGCTCagggaggtattcagacagttagaAC
This region includes:
- the LOC126486327 gene encoding C-factor-like, translating into MKSILITGCNRGLGLGLVNKLVQRNSLKNLIATCRNPQTAKDLKEIAGCHKNVHILKFDVKDFNSYGEFSKSVADIVGEEGLNVLINNAGVSSKFTRVNLVKYEQMMENFTVNTVAPLMLTKALLPLLKQAAQKNSAETFGVKKAAVINMSSVLGSIADNKQGGFYPYRSSKAALNAITRSLCFDLAADNILVVSMHPGWVKTDMGGTNAPLTVEQSVGSIVETLLKLDKSHNGCFIQYDGKQLPW